One genomic region from Paraburkholderia azotifigens encodes:
- a CDS encoding peptidase C39, translated as MKHSLSKPGRTCIATAIATACGLAAGAHAQDVSTFRDVAPAAIQWQSVGDDVLAQQTGKGAGGQMISGFVLNVLSQWQLPNGANALAQGSLSVARDAANALTANVSTLARVTDGRGNPGADPNARTAGGQHVAVNGVSQVTQVAGDRNAGFNTATIDFNNNPQPLAGATNAQSAAASNAAGNVRAGIAFGNGGVTVALQTPAGIATQTIAPGNAQQAGAIAQLLQIAGNNQQVANQLQLSLQTAPMSSSMLRQAGVLQALQNAVNARR; from the coding sequence ATGAAGCACTCCCTCTCGAAGCCCGGCCGCACGTGTATCGCGACAGCGATAGCCACGGCGTGCGGCCTCGCCGCGGGCGCGCATGCGCAGGACGTTTCGACGTTCCGCGACGTGGCGCCGGCGGCGATCCAGTGGCAAAGCGTCGGGGACGATGTGCTCGCCCAGCAGACCGGAAAAGGCGCGGGCGGACAGATGATCTCCGGTTTCGTATTGAACGTACTGTCGCAATGGCAGTTGCCGAACGGCGCGAATGCGCTCGCGCAAGGCAGTCTTTCCGTTGCACGCGATGCCGCGAACGCGCTGACGGCCAACGTCAGCACGCTCGCGCGCGTCACCGACGGCCGAGGCAATCCGGGCGCAGACCCGAACGCGCGGACGGCCGGCGGCCAGCATGTCGCGGTCAACGGCGTATCGCAGGTCACGCAGGTGGCGGGCGATCGCAACGCCGGCTTCAACACGGCGACGATCGACTTCAACAACAATCCGCAACCGCTGGCAGGCGCCACGAATGCGCAGAGCGCGGCGGCATCGAACGCGGCGGGCAACGTCAGGGCGGGCATCGCGTTCGGCAACGGCGGCGTGACCGTCGCGCTGCAGACGCCCGCCGGCATCGCGACCCAGACCATTGCACCCGGCAACGCGCAACAAGCCGGCGCGATTGCACAACTGCTGCAGATTGCAGGCAATAACCAGCAAGTCGCCAACCAGTTGCAGCTCTCATTGCAGACGGCGCCGATGTCGTCCTCGATGCTGCGCCAGGCCGGCGTACTACAAGCCCTGCAAAACGCGGTGAATGCAAGGAGATAA
- a CDS encoding sigma-54 dependent transcriptional regulator translates to MRESSHLSSVTPLAGSGLRLAVSRGSETSAARPEAVDTPRGAAPEAGARILLYAARTPDDALVGHLTSRGWSVLVARSAHEIGKLIKPSTMCAGIVDMASFAARDLQGLEASLRQQQVGWIALANPERLADPAVRRLIRHYCFDYVKIPVANATIDYLVGHAYGMINLGDADLPPDTTAVSDDEMVGTCEAMQQLFRTIRKVANTDASVFISGESGTGKELTALAIHERSPRRKAPFIPINCGAIPHHLLQSELFGYERGAFTGANQRKIGRVEAANGGTLFLDEIGDLPLESQASLLRFLQEGKIERLGGHESIPVDVRIISATHVDLEGAMSEGRFRQDLFHRLCVLRVDEPPLRARGKDIELLAHHILGKFKTDSARKIRGFTPSAIEAMYNYHWPGNVRELINRVRRAIVMAENKLISSEDLDLAQFSEQQTMSLAQAREVAEKRAIEVALLRHRHRLNEAAADLGISRVTLYRLMGAHGLRDVSSDDKGDGKGAAYRGDGDARE, encoded by the coding sequence GTGCGCGAATCTTCTCATCTGAGTTCCGTGACGCCGCTCGCTGGATCCGGGCTGCGTCTTGCTGTGTCGCGGGGGTCGGAAACGTCCGCCGCACGGCCCGAGGCTGTCGACACGCCGCGCGGCGCCGCGCCTGAGGCGGGCGCGCGCATCCTGCTGTACGCCGCGCGCACGCCCGACGACGCGCTCGTCGGGCATCTGACGAGCCGTGGCTGGAGCGTGCTCGTGGCGCGCTCGGCGCACGAGATCGGCAAGCTCATCAAGCCCTCGACGATGTGCGCGGGCATCGTCGACATGGCGAGCTTCGCGGCGCGCGACCTGCAGGGGCTCGAGGCGAGCCTGCGCCAGCAGCAGGTCGGCTGGATCGCGCTCGCGAATCCCGAAAGGCTTGCCGATCCCGCCGTGCGGCGGCTGATTCGCCATTACTGCTTCGACTACGTGAAGATTCCCGTGGCGAACGCGACGATCGACTATCTGGTCGGCCACGCGTACGGCATGATCAATCTCGGCGACGCCGATCTGCCGCCCGACACGACGGCCGTCAGCGACGACGAGATGGTGGGCACCTGCGAAGCGATGCAGCAGCTGTTCCGCACGATCCGCAAGGTCGCGAACACCGACGCGAGCGTGTTCATTTCGGGCGAATCGGGCACGGGCAAGGAACTGACGGCGCTTGCGATCCACGAGCGCTCGCCACGCCGCAAGGCGCCGTTCATCCCGATCAACTGCGGCGCGATTCCGCATCATCTGTTGCAGTCAGAGCTGTTCGGCTACGAGCGCGGCGCGTTCACGGGCGCGAACCAGCGCAAGATCGGGCGTGTCGAGGCGGCCAATGGCGGCACGCTGTTTCTCGACGAAATCGGCGATCTGCCGCTCGAAAGCCAGGCGAGTCTGTTGCGCTTCCTGCAGGAAGGCAAGATCGAGCGTCTTGGCGGGCACGAATCGATTCCCGTCGACGTGCGCATCATTTCGGCGACTCACGTCGATCTGGAAGGCGCGATGAGCGAAGGACGTTTCCGCCAGGATCTGTTTCACCGGCTGTGCGTGCTGCGCGTCGACGAGCCGCCGCTGCGGGCGCGCGGCAAGGACATCGAGCTGCTCGCGCATCACATCCTCGGCAAGTTCAAGACGGACAGCGCGCGCAAGATTCGCGGCTTCACGCCGTCGGCGATCGAGGCGATGTACAACTACCACTGGCCGGGCAACGTGCGCGAGCTGATCAACCGCGTGCGGCGGGCGATCGTGATGGCGGAGAACAAGCTGATCTCTTCGGAGGATCTCGACCTCGCGCAGTTCAGCGAGCAGCAGACGATGAGTCTCGCGCAGGCGCGCGAAGTGGCCGAAAAGCGCGCGATCGAAGTCGCGCTGCTGCGGCACCGGCACCGGCTCAACGAGGCGGCCGCCGATCTGGGGATTTCGCGCGTGACGCTGTACCGGCTGATGGGCGCGCACGGCTTGCGGGATGTGTCGAGCGACGACAAGGGGGATGGCAAGGGCGCGGCGTATCGCGGCGATGGCGACGCGCGGGAATAG
- a CDS encoding dihydrofolate reductase, which produces MTTLTLIVARARNGVIGRDNQLPWRLPEDLAFFKRTTMGAPIVMGRKTHESIGRVLPGRRNIVVTRDAARRFEGCDTVTNLDDALAVAARDGAAEAFLIGGAQLYEEGLLRAEKMIVTEIHADFDGDARFPAPDAAHWVEVSRETHQAKEPNDFQYAFVVYRRVAA; this is translated from the coding sequence ATGACGACGCTCACCCTGATCGTCGCTCGCGCCCGCAATGGCGTGATCGGCCGCGACAACCAGCTGCCCTGGCGGCTTCCCGAAGACCTCGCTTTCTTCAAGCGCACGACGATGGGCGCGCCCATCGTGATGGGTCGCAAGACGCATGAATCGATTGGCCGCGTGCTGCCGGGACGGCGCAATATCGTCGTGACGCGGGATGCCGCGCGGCGGTTCGAGGGTTGCGATACCGTGACGAATCTCGACGATGCGTTGGCGGTCGCTGCGCGCGACGGGGCCGCTGAGGCGTTTTTGATCGGCGGTGCGCAGTTGTATGAGGAAGGTTTGCTGCGCGCTGAGAAGATGATCGTGACTGAGATTCACGCCGACTTCGATGGCGATGCCCGGTTTCCTGCGCCTGATGCGGCGCACTGGGTTGAAGTCTCTCGTGAGACGCATCAGGCTAAAGAGCCTAATGACTTTCAATACGCCTTCGTGGTTTATCGGCGCGTTGCCGCTTGA
- the pmbA gene encoding metalloprotease PmbA yields the protein MAADTEARQRFFPHTQDELKEIASDILRHAKSLGASDAATEISEGDGLSVSVRRGEVETIEHNRDKMVGVTVFIGNKRGNASTSDFSSEALKDTVMAAYNIARFTAEDDCAGLAEEELLETEPRDLDLYHPWNLDPDEAVELARRAEDAAFATNPMIRNSEGASVSAQHSQFVLGTSRGFLAGYPYSRHYIACAPIAGSGRNMQRDDWYTSKRSAGELADPEAVGRYAAERALARMGARGLDTRKVPVLFEAPLAAGLLGAFVQATSGGALYRKTSFLVDSLGKPVFAPHVQVVEDPHVPRAMGSAPFDEEGVRTKQRSVVKDGVVEGYFLSTYSARKLGMPTTGNAGGSHNLSLRSSLTRDSDDFEEMLRKLGTGLLLTELMGQGVNYVTGDYSRGASGFWVENGKIQYPVEEITVASTLQEMFRHVVAIGADTIVRGTKQTGSVLIERMTVAGQ from the coding sequence ATGGCAGCAGACACGGAAGCCCGGCAACGCTTTTTCCCCCATACGCAGGACGAACTGAAGGAAATCGCCTCCGACATTCTTCGTCACGCGAAGTCGCTCGGCGCAAGCGACGCGGCCACTGAAATCTCGGAAGGCGACGGCCTGTCCGTTTCCGTGCGGCGCGGCGAAGTCGAGACGATCGAGCACAACCGCGACAAGATGGTCGGCGTGACGGTCTTCATCGGCAACAAGCGGGGCAATGCGAGCACGTCCGACTTTTCGTCCGAGGCGCTGAAGGACACGGTGATGGCCGCGTACAACATCGCGCGCTTCACGGCGGAAGACGACTGCGCGGGCCTCGCGGAAGAAGAGCTGCTGGAAACCGAGCCGCGCGATCTCGACCTGTATCACCCGTGGAATCTGGACCCTGACGAAGCCGTCGAACTGGCTCGCCGCGCGGAAGACGCCGCGTTCGCAACGAACCCGATGATCAGGAATTCGGAAGGCGCGAGCGTATCGGCGCAGCATTCGCAGTTCGTGCTCGGCACGTCGCGTGGATTCCTGGCGGGCTATCCGTATTCGCGTCATTACATTGCGTGTGCGCCGATCGCGGGCAGCGGCCGCAACATGCAGCGCGATGACTGGTACACGAGCAAGCGCAGCGCGGGCGAGCTCGCAGATCCTGAAGCCGTCGGCCGCTATGCCGCGGAGCGCGCGCTTGCGCGCATGGGCGCGCGCGGTCTGGATACGCGCAAGGTGCCCGTGCTGTTCGAGGCGCCGCTCGCGGCGGGTTTGCTCGGCGCGTTCGTGCAGGCGACGAGTGGCGGCGCGCTGTATCGCAAGACGTCGTTTCTCGTCGACAGCCTGGGCAAGCCGGTGTTTGCGCCGCATGTGCAGGTGGTTGAAGATCCGCACGTGCCGCGCGCGATGGGCAGCGCACCGTTTGACGAAGAGGGCGTACGTACGAAGCAGCGTTCGGTAGTGAAGGACGGGGTCGTCGAGGGCTATTTTCTGTCGACGTACTCGGCGCGCAAGCTCGGCATGCCGACGACGGGTAACGCGGGCGGCTCGCATAACCTTTCGCTTCGCAGTTCGCTGACTCGAGACTCCGATGATTTCGAAGAGATGCTGCGGAAGCTGGGCACCGGGCTTTTGCTGACTGAGTTGATGGGCCAGGGCGTCAACTACGTAACGGGCGATTATTCGCGCGGTGCGTCAGGGTTCTGGGTCGAGAACGGCAAGATCCAGTATCCCGTCGAGGAGATTACCGTGGCGAGCACGTTGCAGGAGATGTTCCGGCATGTTGTCGCTATTGGCGCGGATACTATCGTCCGCGGGACCAAGCAGACTGGCTCTGTTTTGATCGAGCGGATGACCGTCGCTGGGCAGTGA
- the yjgA gene encoding ribosome biogenesis factor YjgA has product MTRKTRIQPMEPAAVVDDNGYDRPSKSQLKRDMHALQELGVEIVALPKDALKRMPLPESLDEAVREARRITDHEGKRRQMQYVGKVMRGLTDGETAALREALDKYKGVNKAETARLHWIERTREQLLADDAALTEFIRQHPAADPQEGRTLIRNARKEAQQDKAPRYFRELFQWIKNADGAGSDDDIHDSDEPDDDDDDSHA; this is encoded by the coding sequence ATGACACGCAAAACCCGCATTCAACCCATGGAACCCGCAGCCGTCGTCGACGACAACGGGTATGACCGTCCCAGTAAATCGCAACTGAAGCGCGACATGCACGCGCTGCAGGAGCTGGGCGTAGAGATTGTCGCGCTGCCGAAAGACGCGCTCAAACGCATGCCGCTGCCCGAATCGCTCGACGAAGCCGTGCGCGAAGCGCGCCGCATCACCGACCACGAAGGCAAGCGCCGCCAGATGCAATATGTCGGCAAGGTGATGCGCGGCCTGACGGACGGCGAAACGGCTGCGCTGCGCGAAGCGCTCGACAAGTACAAGGGCGTCAACAAGGCGGAGACGGCGCGCCTGCACTGGATCGAGCGCACGCGCGAACAACTGCTCGCCGACGACGCCGCACTGACGGAATTCATCCGCCAGCACCCTGCCGCCGACCCGCAGGAAGGCCGCACGCTGATCCGCAATGCCCGCAAGGAAGCGCAGCAAGACAAGGCGCCGCGTTATTTCCGCGAGCTGTTCCAGTGGATCAAGAACGCCGACGGTGCAGGCAGTGACGACGACATCCACGATTCCGACGAGCCGGACGACGACGATGACGATTCCCACGCGTAA
- the mog gene encoding molybdopterin adenylyltransferase, with amino-acid sequence MTIPTRNHPDELIVGLVSISDRASTGVYEDKGIPSLQEWLGGALASPFRTETRLIQDDAPTITKTLIELVDEAGCDLVLTTGGTGPARRDVTPEATLAAGTKEMPGFGEQMRQISLNFVPTAILSRQVAVIRETAERAALIINLPGQPKSIKETLEGLRDAEGKVKVPGIFAAVPYCIDLIGGPYVETNAAVVAAFRPKSAVRAPRQG; translated from the coding sequence ATGACGATTCCCACGCGTAATCATCCCGACGAACTGATCGTCGGCCTCGTGTCGATCAGCGATCGCGCAAGCACGGGCGTCTATGAGGACAAGGGCATTCCGTCGCTGCAGGAGTGGCTCGGCGGCGCACTGGCCTCGCCGTTTCGCACCGAAACGCGGCTGATTCAGGACGACGCGCCGACCATCACGAAGACGCTGATCGAACTCGTCGACGAAGCCGGTTGCGATCTGGTGCTGACCACGGGCGGCACGGGCCCCGCGCGCCGCGACGTGACGCCCGAGGCGACGCTGGCGGCCGGTACGAAGGAAATGCCCGGTTTCGGCGAGCAGATGCGGCAGATCAGCCTGAACTTCGTGCCGACGGCCATCCTGTCGCGTCAGGTCGCGGTGATCCGCGAGACGGCGGAACGCGCCGCGCTGATCATCAATCTGCCGGGGCAGCCGAAGTCGATCAAGGAAACGCTGGAAGGCCTGCGCGATGCGGAAGGGAAAGTGAAGGTGCCGGGCATTTTCGCCGCCGTGCCGTATTGCATCGATTTGATCGGCGGCCCGTACGTCGAGACGAACGCCGCCGTCGTGGCGGCGTTCCGGCCGAAGAGCGCCGTGCGCGCTCCGCGCCAGGGCTGA
- the orn gene encoding oligoribonuclease, which yields MTDIIESVDQPLARTDMNLVWLDMEMTGLDPDNDRIIEIAVVVTNSTLDKMVEGPVLAIHQSDETLGKMDDWNKNTHGRSGLIDRVRASTVTEADATAQIREFLGQYVPPGKSPMCGNSICQDRRFMARWMPELETFFHYRNLDVSTLKELCRRWQPAIYKGFQKRAMHTALADIHESIDELRYYREHFLVPAANAADAPSADASAK from the coding sequence ATGACTGACATTATCGAATCCGTCGACCAGCCGCTCGCGCGCACCGACATGAATCTCGTCTGGCTCGACATGGAAATGACGGGGCTCGATCCCGATAACGACCGCATCATCGAAATCGCCGTCGTCGTCACCAACTCGACGCTCGACAAAATGGTCGAAGGCCCTGTACTGGCGATCCATCAGAGCGACGAAACGCTCGGCAAGATGGACGACTGGAACAAGAACACGCACGGCCGTTCGGGGCTGATCGACCGTGTGCGCGCGTCGACGGTGACGGAAGCGGATGCGACCGCGCAGATCCGCGAATTCCTGGGCCAGTACGTGCCGCCTGGCAAGTCGCCGATGTGCGGCAACTCGATCTGCCAGGACCGCCGTTTCATGGCGCGCTGGATGCCCGAACTGGAAACGTTCTTCCATTACCGCAACCTCGACGTCAGCACGCTGAAGGAACTGTGCCGCCGCTGGCAGCCCGCCATCTACAAGGGCTTCCAGAAGCGCGCGATGCATACGGCGCTCGCTGACATCCACGAGTCCATCGACGAACTGCGCTACTACCGCGAGCATTTCCTGGTCCCGGCGGCGAACGCAGCCGACGCGCCTTCCGCGGACGCCAGCGCGAAGTAA
- a CDS encoding M48 family metallopeptidase, with protein MPTLYFTVLFVIAVVAMVGTKLWLASRQIRFVAAHRDSVPQQFSGTIALTAHQRAADYTVERTRLTMAEIVVGAAVLIALTLLGGVQALDLAIGDWLGRGYIGQIALVAAVIAITSVIDLPFDYYRQFVVEQRFGFNRMTKRIFFADRIKGVLLGAAFGLPLLFVVLWLMNQAGTYWWWWTWVVWVVFQMLVLILYPTFIAPMFNKFEPLKDEALVQRIDALMKRCGFAAKGLFVMDGSRRSAHGNAYFTGFGSSKRIVFFDTLLSRLSGSEIEAVLAHELGHFKRRHVIKRMIVTFLISLAMLALLGWLAQRTWFFEGLGVRPSMTGSNDGLALVLFFLAVPVFLFFVTPLGSLSSRKHEFEADAFAATQTDAKDLVNALVKLYEDNASTLTPDPLYTAFYYSHPPASQRIDRLLRHA; from the coding sequence ATGCCTACTCTGTACTTCACCGTTCTGTTCGTGATCGCCGTGGTGGCGATGGTCGGCACGAAGCTCTGGCTCGCGTCGCGACAGATCCGCTTCGTGGCGGCGCATCGCGACAGCGTGCCGCAGCAGTTCTCGGGCACGATCGCCCTGACGGCGCACCAGCGCGCCGCCGATTACACCGTCGAGCGCACGCGGCTGACGATGGCCGAGATCGTCGTCGGCGCGGCCGTGCTGATTGCGCTCACGCTGCTGGGCGGCGTGCAGGCGCTCGATCTCGCAATCGGCGACTGGCTCGGGCGCGGCTATATCGGCCAGATTGCGCTGGTGGCGGCCGTCATCGCGATCACGAGCGTGATCGACCTGCCGTTCGACTATTACCGCCAGTTCGTGGTCGAACAACGCTTCGGCTTCAACCGGATGACGAAGCGCATCTTTTTCGCCGACCGCATCAAGGGCGTGCTGCTCGGCGCCGCGTTCGGCCTGCCGCTGCTGTTCGTCGTGCTGTGGCTGATGAACCAGGCGGGCACCTACTGGTGGTGGTGGACGTGGGTCGTCTGGGTCGTGTTCCAGATGCTCGTGCTGATCCTGTATCCCACCTTCATCGCGCCGATGTTCAACAAGTTCGAGCCGCTCAAGGACGAGGCGCTCGTGCAGCGCATCGACGCGCTGATGAAGCGTTGCGGCTTCGCGGCCAAAGGCCTGTTCGTGATGGACGGCAGCCGCCGCTCCGCGCACGGCAACGCCTATTTCACAGGCTTCGGCTCGTCGAAACGCATCGTGTTCTTCGACACGCTGCTCTCGCGCCTGTCAGGCAGCGAGATCGAAGCGGTACTCGCACACGAACTCGGTCACTTCAAGCGCCGCCACGTGATCAAGCGGATGATCGTCACCTTCCTGATCAGCCTCGCGATGCTCGCGCTGCTCGGCTGGCTCGCACAGCGCACGTGGTTCTTCGAAGGACTCGGCGTGCGTCCGTCGATGACGGGCAGCAACGACGGCCTCGCCCTCGTGCTGTTCTTCCTCGCCGTGCCCGTGTTCCTGTTCTTCGTGACGCCGCTCGGCAGCCTGAGTTCGCGCAAGCACGAGTTCGAAGCCGACGCCTTCGCCGCGACGCAGACCGATGCGAAAGATCTCGTCAACGCGCTCGTCAAGCTGTACGAAGACAACGCATCGACGCTCACGCCCGACCCGCTTTATACCGCGTTCTACTACTCGCACCCGCCCGCGTCGCAGCGGATCGACCGGCTGCTGCGTCACGCATGA
- the rsgA gene encoding ribosome small subunit-dependent GTPase A — translation MSGRSPKALRAAASDRAQDRVRGLVIAAHGRHYIVAPEDGGPILQCFPRGKRSEIAVGDQVLYEPTSADQGVIVEIGERRNLLYRSDQYKSKLFAANLDQLLIVLATEPHFSEDLLGRALVAAEENELKPLIVLNKIDVEAALPLARKRLELYRELGYTVLEVSIKGQPDAARATLEEHLHGHSTLLLGQSGMGKSTLVNLLIPDAEVATREISTALNSGRHTTTFTRLYPLPGVEGALIDSPGFQEFGLHHLTEGKLERAFPEFRPLLPNCRFYNCHHLHEPGCAILEAVAGGRIAKERHALYAQLVHEASQIVR, via the coding sequence ATGAGCGGCCGTTCCCCGAAAGCATTGCGCGCCGCCGCCAGCGACCGCGCGCAGGACCGCGTACGCGGCCTCGTGATCGCCGCGCATGGCCGCCACTATATCGTCGCGCCCGAAGACGGCGGACCGATCCTGCAATGCTTCCCGCGCGGCAAGCGCAGCGAGATCGCCGTCGGCGATCAGGTGCTGTATGAGCCGACGTCCGCCGACCAGGGCGTGATCGTCGAGATTGGCGAGCGGCGCAATTTGCTGTATCGCTCGGATCAGTACAAGTCGAAACTCTTCGCGGCGAACCTCGATCAACTGCTGATCGTGCTCGCCACTGAGCCGCACTTCAGCGAAGACCTGCTCGGCCGCGCGCTCGTCGCAGCTGAAGAGAACGAGCTGAAACCGCTGATCGTGCTGAACAAGATTGACGTCGAGGCTGCGCTGCCGCTCGCGCGCAAGCGGCTCGAGCTGTATCGCGAGCTGGGCTACACGGTGCTCGAAGTCTCGATCAAGGGGCAGCCCGATGCCGCACGCGCGACGCTCGAAGAACACTTGCACGGCCATTCGACGCTGCTGCTCGGCCAATCGGGCATGGGCAAGTCGACGCTCGTCAATCTGCTGATTCCCGACGCCGAAGTCGCGACGCGCGAGATTTCGACGGCGCTCAACAGCGGCCGTCATACGACCACGTTCACACGCCTCTACCCGCTTCCGGGCGTCGAAGGCGCGCTGATCGATTCACCCGGCTTCCAGGAATTCGGCCTGCATCATCTGACGGAAGGCAAACTCGAACGCGCGTTTCCGGAGTTCAGACCGCTGTTGCCGAATTGCCGCTTCTACAACTGCCATCATCTGCACGAGCCCGGCTGCGCGATTCTCGAAGCGGTCGCCGGTGGCCGCATCGCAAAAGAGCGACACGCGCTCTATGCGCAGCTCGTGCACGAGGCGAGCCAGATCGTCCGCTGA
- a CDS encoding DUF2007 domain-containing protein, which translates to MKLMRAPNVVIGQHWINVLAAAGIACELHNRYLSGAIGEIPADQCAPELWLVDDRDEALARRLIDAARSGPAADAPRWRCAQCGEMLEAQFTVCWNCGTARDPLGG; encoded by the coding sequence ATGAAGCTGATGCGCGCGCCCAACGTCGTGATCGGGCAGCATTGGATCAACGTGCTGGCGGCAGCGGGTATCGCGTGCGAACTGCATAACCGCTATCTGAGCGGCGCGATCGGTGAGATTCCGGCGGATCAGTGCGCGCCGGAGTTATGGCTCGTCGACGACCGCGACGAAGCGCTGGCAAGAAGGCTGATCGATGCGGCTCGCAGCGGACCGGCAGCCGATGCACCCCGCTGGCGCTGCGCGCAGTGCGGTGAAATGCTCGAAGCGCAGTTCACCGTGTGCTGGAACTGCGGAACGGCGCGCGATCCTCTGGGTGGCTGA